One Polaribacter sp. KT25b DNA segment encodes these proteins:
- a CDS encoding HD domain-containing protein → MNQEKIIQNTIKFVKTELKYAEGGHDWFHIERVFKNAILISKDEKADIFIVSLGALLHDIADPKFYDGDETIGPKMAADFLKNQKVDAKIITHVINIIKYISFKNSLETNREKFNSKELEVVQDADRLDAIGAIGIARCFNYGGFKNRALYNPDILPNLNMTKEEYKKTDSPTINHFYEKLLLLKDKMNTATGKKIATERHQFMETFLSQFYNEWNGKL, encoded by the coding sequence ATGAATCAAGAAAAAATAATACAAAATACTATTAAGTTTGTTAAAACCGAATTAAAATATGCAGAAGGTGGACACGATTGGTTTCATATTGAGCGTGTTTTTAAAAATGCTATTTTAATCTCTAAGGATGAAAAAGCAGATATTTTTATTGTTTCTTTAGGTGCTTTATTGCACGATATTGCAGATCCAAAATTTTATGATGGCGATGAAACTATTGGACCTAAAATGGCTGCTGATTTTCTGAAAAACCAAAAAGTAGACGCCAAAATAATTACACATGTTATTAACATTATAAAATATATTTCTTTTAAAAACTCTTTAGAAACTAATAGAGAAAAATTTAACTCTAAAGAATTAGAAGTTGTGCAAGATGCAGATAGATTAGATGCTATTGGCGCAATTGGTATTGCACGTTGTTTTAATTATGGTGGATTTAAAAATAGAGCGCTTTACAATCCTGATATTTTACCAAATTTAAACATGACCAAAGAGGAATATAAAAAAACAGATTCGCCAACAATTAATCATTTTTATGAAAAACTATTGCTTTTAAAGGATAAAATGAATACAGCTACTGGAAAAAAAATTGCAACAGAAAGACACCAATTTATGGAAACTTTTCTATCACAATTTTATAATGAATGGAATGGCAAACTATAA
- a CDS encoding AraC family transcriptional regulator: MMQIKPTLEKITPNFGSSLLVKKHLEFLKTDKPFWHFHPEIELVYVNKGKGKRHIGNHISYFNNSQLVLIGSNLPHVGYMDRLTTNGSETLIQFKPDFLGSEFFKIPEMIAVEALFERAKKGIRFNIEIKQRIGAKIEALVELEGVQRIASFLEILNDLATTDDYTLLNANGFAFETIPQDSNKIEVIYNHINNHFREHISLDEVSELVSMTVPAFCRYFKKSTGKTFTKLVNEYRVVHATKLLAESNSSITDVSFECGFNNFSHFNKLFKNFTGKSASKYRSEMKNLIQ; this comes from the coding sequence ATGATGCAAATAAAACCTACTCTCGAAAAAATTACCCCCAATTTTGGTAGTTCTCTATTAGTAAAGAAACATTTAGAGTTTTTAAAGACAGATAAACCCTTTTGGCATTTTCATCCAGAAATTGAATTAGTGTATGTAAATAAAGGAAAAGGGAAAAGACATATAGGTAACCATATTAGTTACTTTAATAATAGTCAATTAGTGTTAATAGGATCTAATTTACCACATGTTGGTTATATGGATCGTTTAACAACAAATGGTTCTGAAACCTTAATACAGTTTAAACCAGATTTTTTAGGAAGTGAATTTTTTAAAATTCCAGAAATGATTGCTGTTGAAGCACTTTTTGAACGCGCTAAAAAAGGAATTCGTTTTAATATAGAAATTAAACAACGAATTGGTGCTAAAATTGAAGCTTTGGTAGAATTAGAAGGTGTACAAAGAATAGCTTCTTTTTTAGAGATTTTAAATGATTTAGCAACTACAGACGATTATACATTATTAAATGCAAATGGTTTTGCTTTCGAAACCATACCACAAGACAGTAATAAAATCGAAGTTATCTACAATCATATTAATAATCATTTTAGAGAACATATAAGTTTAGATGAAGTTTCTGAATTGGTTAGTATGACTGTACCTGCTTTTTGTAGATATTTTAAAAAATCTACAGGAAAAACATTTACTAAATTGGTAAATGAATATAGAGTTGTACATGCAACTAAATTATTAGCAGAAAGTAATTCTAGTATAACAGATGTTAGTTTTGAGTGCGGATTTAATAATTTTTCTCACTTTAATAAACTATTTAAAAACTTTACAGGAAAAAGTGCTTCTAAATATAGAAGTGAAATGAAAAATTTAATTCAGTAA